One window of Leopardus geoffroyi isolate Oge1 chromosome B3, O.geoffroyi_Oge1_pat1.0, whole genome shotgun sequence genomic DNA carries:
- the RPS6KL1 gene encoding ribosomal protein S6 kinase-like 1 isoform X1 produces the protein MSLVACECPPGPGLEPEPCSRARSQARVYLEQIRSLVAPGAPDVTKRDYLVDAATQIRLALERDVSEDYEAAFNHYQNGVDVLLRGVHVDPNKERREAVKLKITKYLRRAEEIFNCHLQRTLGGGTSPGTGFSSLRLRPIRTLSSALEQLRGCRVVGVIEKVQLVQDPVTGGTFVVKSLSRCPVANRERLTIIPHGVPYMTKLLRYFVSEDSIFLHLEHVQGGTLWSHLLSKEHPQPSGLKSGSGPERMKASLNSPLSLQTPALLPLGPARLQDRILLEPPRTSQSLPQARGAPAIDPQREAAGSPSARTQTFCPPDLLRAPSGRLHLQARRGPGRSSDARPSWGLPWVHQGAVRVLGACSRGKNPSHPLADGAHPGFSRGAWHVNEEQVRQWAAETLVALEALHEQGVLCRDLNPRNLLLDQTGHIRLTYFGQWSEVEPHCCREALDNLYSAPEVGGISEPTEACDWWSFGSLLYELLTGTALSQSHPSGIQPHTQLQLPEWLSRPAASLLTERQGSAKPAGLSPQLLQFDPARRLGAGGGGVNRLKAHPFFSTTQWSKLVG, from the exons ATGAGCCTGGTGGCCTGCGAGTGCCCTCCTggcccaggcctggagcctgAGCCTTGCTCCCGCGCACGGTCCCAGGCCCGTGTGTACCTGGAGCAGATTCGCAGCCTGGTGGCTCCTGGGGCCCCGGACGTGACCAAACGTGACTACCTGGTAGATGCAGCCACGCAGATCCGGCTGGCCCTGGAGCGTGATGTCAGCGAGGACTATGAGGCCGCCTTCAACCACTACCAGAATGGCGTGGACGTCCTGCTGAGAGGCGTGCACg TCGACCCCAACAAGGAGCGACGCGAGGCTGTGAAGCTGAAAATTACCAAGTATCTGCGGCGGGCCGAGGAGATCTTCAACTGCCACCTGCAGAGGACTCTGGGAGGAGGAACAAGCCCTGGCACG GGTTTCAGCAGCCTGAGGCTCCGGCCCATCCGCACACTGAGCTCTGCCCTGGAGCAGCTGAGGGGCTGCAGGGTGGTCGGGGTCATCGAGAAG GTGCAGCTGGTCCAGGACCCAGTGACTGGAGGGACCTTCGTGGTAAAG AGCCTGTCCAGGTGTCCCGTGGCGAACCGGGAGCGGCTGACCATCATCCCGCACGGTGTGCCCTACATGACTAAGCTGCTTCGGTACTTTGTGAGCGAGGATTCCATCTTCCTGCACCTGGAGCATGTGCAAG GAGGCACACTCTGGTCCCACTTGCTCTCCAAGGAGCACCCCCAACCGTCTGGGCTCAAGTCTGGCTCCGGCCCAGAGAGGATGAAGGCTTCGCTCAACTCGCCCCTCAGCCTCCAGACCCCGGCACTGCTCCCCCTGGGACCCGCCCGCCTGCAGGACAGAATCCTGCTGGAGCCTCCGcggacttctcagagcctcccCCAAGCCAGGGGGGCCCCAGCCATCGATCCCCAGAGAGAGGCTGCAGGTAGCCCTTCAGCCAGGACCCAAACTTTCTGCCCCCCGGACCTTCTGAGGGCCCCAAGTGGCCGCCTGCACCTCCAAGCCAGACGGGGACCCGGCCGGAGCTCGGACGCGAGGCCCTCGTGGGGGCTCCCTTGGGTTCATCAGGGAGCTGTCCGGGTGCTGGGGGCCTGCAGCCGAGGCAAAAATCCGAGCCACCCCTTAGCAGACGGGGCCCACCCTGGGttcagcaggggcgcctggcacGTGAACGAAGAGCAGGTGAGGCAGTGGGCCGCGGAGACACTGGTGGCACTGGAGGCGCTGCACGAGCAAGGGGTGCTGTGCCGAGATCTCAATCCCCGGAACCTGCTTCTGGACCAGACAG GTCACATCCGGCTCACGTATTTTGGCCAGTGGTCGGAGGTAGAGCCCCACTGCTGCAGGGAGGCTTTGGACAATCTCTACAGTGCGCCAg AGGTGGGTGGGATTTCTGAGCCGACGGAAGCCTGTGACTGGTGGAGCTTTGGGTCTCTGCTGTATGAACTGCTGACTGGAACT GCACTGTCACAGAGCCACCCCTCGGGAATCCAGCCCCATACCCAGCTCcagctgcctgagtggctcagtcgccCAGCGGCCTCCTTGCTGACTGAG CGACAAGGGTCTGCCAAGCCCGCTGGGCTTTCTCCGCAGCTGCTGCAGTTTGATCCTGCGCGGCGCCTGGGCGCTGGAGGAGGCGGCGTCAACAGGCTCAAGGCCCACCCCTTCTTCAGTACTACCCAGTGGAGCAAACTGGTGGGGTAA
- the RPS6KL1 gene encoding ribosomal protein S6 kinase-like 1 isoform X2: MSLVACECPPGPGLEPEPCSRARSQARVYLEQIRSLVAPGAPDVTKRDYLVDAATQIRLALERDVSEDYEAAFNHYQNGVDVLLRGVHVDPNKERREAVKLKITKYLRRAEEIFNCHLQRTLGGGTSPGTGFSSLRLRPIRTLSSALEQLRGCRVVGVIEKVQLVQDPVTGGTFVVKSLSRCPVANRERLTIIPHGVPYMTKLLRYFVSEDSIFLHLEHVQGGTLWSHLLSKEHPQPSGLKSGSGPERMKASLNSPLSLQTPALLPLGPARLQDRILLEPPRTSQSLPQARGAPAIDPQREAAGSPSARTQTFCPPDLLRAPSGRLHLQARRGPGRSSDARPSWGLPWVHQGAVRVLGACSRGKNPSHPLADGAHPGFSRGAWHVNEEQVRQWAAETLVALEALHEQGVLCRDLNPRNLLLDQTGHIRLTYFGQWSEVEPHCCREALDNLYSAPEVGGISEPTEACDWWSFGSLLYELLTGTALSQSHPSGIQPHTQLQLPEWLSRPAASLLTELLQFDPARRLGAGGGGVNRLKAHPFFSTTQWSKLVG, from the exons ATGAGCCTGGTGGCCTGCGAGTGCCCTCCTggcccaggcctggagcctgAGCCTTGCTCCCGCGCACGGTCCCAGGCCCGTGTGTACCTGGAGCAGATTCGCAGCCTGGTGGCTCCTGGGGCCCCGGACGTGACCAAACGTGACTACCTGGTAGATGCAGCCACGCAGATCCGGCTGGCCCTGGAGCGTGATGTCAGCGAGGACTATGAGGCCGCCTTCAACCACTACCAGAATGGCGTGGACGTCCTGCTGAGAGGCGTGCACg TCGACCCCAACAAGGAGCGACGCGAGGCTGTGAAGCTGAAAATTACCAAGTATCTGCGGCGGGCCGAGGAGATCTTCAACTGCCACCTGCAGAGGACTCTGGGAGGAGGAACAAGCCCTGGCACG GGTTTCAGCAGCCTGAGGCTCCGGCCCATCCGCACACTGAGCTCTGCCCTGGAGCAGCTGAGGGGCTGCAGGGTGGTCGGGGTCATCGAGAAG GTGCAGCTGGTCCAGGACCCAGTGACTGGAGGGACCTTCGTGGTAAAG AGCCTGTCCAGGTGTCCCGTGGCGAACCGGGAGCGGCTGACCATCATCCCGCACGGTGTGCCCTACATGACTAAGCTGCTTCGGTACTTTGTGAGCGAGGATTCCATCTTCCTGCACCTGGAGCATGTGCAAG GAGGCACACTCTGGTCCCACTTGCTCTCCAAGGAGCACCCCCAACCGTCTGGGCTCAAGTCTGGCTCCGGCCCAGAGAGGATGAAGGCTTCGCTCAACTCGCCCCTCAGCCTCCAGACCCCGGCACTGCTCCCCCTGGGACCCGCCCGCCTGCAGGACAGAATCCTGCTGGAGCCTCCGcggacttctcagagcctcccCCAAGCCAGGGGGGCCCCAGCCATCGATCCCCAGAGAGAGGCTGCAGGTAGCCCTTCAGCCAGGACCCAAACTTTCTGCCCCCCGGACCTTCTGAGGGCCCCAAGTGGCCGCCTGCACCTCCAAGCCAGACGGGGACCCGGCCGGAGCTCGGACGCGAGGCCCTCGTGGGGGCTCCCTTGGGTTCATCAGGGAGCTGTCCGGGTGCTGGGGGCCTGCAGCCGAGGCAAAAATCCGAGCCACCCCTTAGCAGACGGGGCCCACCCTGGGttcagcaggggcgcctggcacGTGAACGAAGAGCAGGTGAGGCAGTGGGCCGCGGAGACACTGGTGGCACTGGAGGCGCTGCACGAGCAAGGGGTGCTGTGCCGAGATCTCAATCCCCGGAACCTGCTTCTGGACCAGACAG GTCACATCCGGCTCACGTATTTTGGCCAGTGGTCGGAGGTAGAGCCCCACTGCTGCAGGGAGGCTTTGGACAATCTCTACAGTGCGCCAg AGGTGGGTGGGATTTCTGAGCCGACGGAAGCCTGTGACTGGTGGAGCTTTGGGTCTCTGCTGTATGAACTGCTGACTGGAACT GCACTGTCACAGAGCCACCCCTCGGGAATCCAGCCCCATACCCAGCTCcagctgcctgagtggctcagtcgccCAGCGGCCTCCTTGCTGACTGAG CTGCTGCAGTTTGATCCTGCGCGGCGCCTGGGCGCTGGAGGAGGCGGCGTCAACAGGCTCAAGGCCCACCCCTTCTTCAGTACTACCCAGTGGAGCAAACTGGTGGGGTAA